In Streptomyces seoulensis, the following are encoded in one genomic region:
- a CDS encoding methionine ABC transporter permease, with amino-acid sequence MTWSEIQPLLSQACSETFSMVLWSTLIAIALGLPLGILLVLTERGGLLQNVVANKVIGQIVNVGRSMPFIILMVALMSFTRWVTGTTIGTTAAIVPLAIGGIPFFARLVETAVREVDGGLVEAVQAMGGNSWTIVRKVLIPESLPSLIASTTTTIIALIGYSAMAGTVGGGGLGDLAVRYGYQRFETGLMWITVGILAVVISLIQFAGDLAARSLHGRGGSGPVPKLRLLKTKEPAAADIGEVA; translated from the coding sequence GTGACCTGGTCCGAGATACAGCCGCTGCTGTCCCAGGCATGTTCCGAGACGTTCTCGATGGTGCTCTGGTCCACCCTGATCGCCATCGCCCTCGGTCTGCCGCTGGGTATCCTCCTCGTCCTCACCGAACGCGGCGGACTGCTCCAGAACGTCGTCGCCAACAAGGTGATCGGCCAGATCGTGAACGTCGGCCGCTCGATGCCGTTCATCATCCTGATGGTCGCGCTGATGAGCTTCACCCGCTGGGTGACCGGCACCACCATCGGCACCACCGCCGCGATCGTGCCGCTGGCCATCGGCGGCATCCCGTTCTTCGCCCGGCTGGTCGAGACGGCCGTCCGCGAGGTGGACGGCGGACTTGTCGAGGCCGTGCAGGCCATGGGCGGCAACAGCTGGACCATCGTCCGCAAGGTGCTCATCCCCGAGTCGCTGCCCTCGCTGATCGCCAGCACCACCACGACGATCATCGCGCTCATCGGTTACTCGGCCATGGCCGGCACGGTCGGCGGCGGCGGACTCGGCGACCTCGCCGTTCGCTACGGCTACCAGCGCTTCGAGACCGGACTGATGTGGATCACCGTCGGCATCCTCGCCGTCGTCATCTCCCTCATCCAGTTCGCCGGTGACCTCGCCGCCCGCTCCCTGCACGGCCGCGGCGGCTCCGGACCGGTGCCGAAGCTGCGTCTGCTCAAGACCAAGGAGCCGGCCGCCGCCGACATCGGCGAGGTCGCCTGA
- a CDS encoding methionine ABC transporter ATP-binding protein, which yields MITTSGLTKVYRSRGREVTALDGVDLHVREGEVYGVIGQSGAGKSSLIRCVNLLERPTAGTVTVAGQDLTALAGRSPRAGRELRRARSHIGMVFQHFNLLSSRTVQDNIELPLEILGKSGKERSRKALELLDLVGLADKAKSYPAQLSGGQKQRVGIARALAGDPKVLLSDEATSALDPETTRSILQLLRDLNRQLGLTVLLITHEMDVVKSICDSAALMEKGRIVESGTVSELLATPGSQLASALFPVGGEASAEDRTVLDITFHGEAATQPVVSQLARTYNIEISILGAAIDTVGGLQIGRMRIELPGRYEDNVVPVGFLREQGLQVDVVGTEGESVLVKEGAK from the coding sequence GTGATCACCACCTCGGGCCTGACCAAGGTCTACCGCTCGCGCGGCCGCGAGGTCACCGCCCTCGACGGCGTCGACCTCCATGTCCGCGAAGGAGAGGTCTACGGCGTCATCGGCCAGTCCGGCGCCGGTAAGTCCTCCCTGATCCGCTGCGTCAACCTGCTGGAGCGCCCCACCGCCGGCACCGTGACCGTCGCCGGACAGGACCTCACCGCCCTCGCCGGCCGCTCCCCGCGCGCGGGGAGGGAACTGCGCCGGGCCCGCAGCCACATCGGCATGGTCTTCCAGCACTTCAACCTGCTGTCCTCGCGCACCGTGCAGGACAACATCGAGCTGCCGCTGGAGATCCTCGGCAAGTCCGGCAAGGAGCGCTCCCGCAAGGCGCTGGAACTCCTCGACCTCGTCGGCCTCGCCGACAAGGCGAAGTCCTACCCGGCCCAGCTCTCCGGCGGCCAGAAGCAGCGCGTCGGCATCGCCCGCGCCCTGGCCGGCGATCCCAAGGTGCTGCTCTCCGACGAGGCCACCAGCGCCCTCGACCCGGAGACCACCCGCTCCATCCTCCAGCTGCTGCGCGACCTGAACCGGCAGCTGGGCCTGACCGTCCTGCTGATCACCCACGAGATGGACGTGGTGAAGTCGATCTGCGACTCCGCCGCGCTCATGGAGAAGGGACGCATCGTGGAATCCGGCACCGTCAGCGAACTGCTGGCCACCCCCGGCTCGCAGCTGGCCTCCGCCCTGTTCCCGGTCGGCGGCGAGGCCAGTGCCGAGGACCGCACCGTCCTCGACATCACCTTCCACGGCGAGGCGGCCACCCAGCCGGTCGTCTCCCAGCTGGCCCGCACCTACAACATCGAGATCTCGATCCTGGGCGCGGCCATCGACACCGTCGGCGGCCTCCAGATCGGCCGGATGCGCATCGAACTGCCCGGCCGCTACGAGGACAACGTGGTGCCGGTCGGCTTCCTGCGCGAGCAGGGCCTCCAGGTCGACGTGGTCGGCACCGAGGGCGAGTCCGTGCTGGTGAAGGAGGGTGCGAAGTGA
- a CDS encoding GNAT family N-acetyltransferase, protein MGMSVTIAAAAEPDAEQIFRLQYLCFQSEAARYGNYRIDPLVQSLDQVREEVADDCVFVARLGDEVVGSVRGRLTEDGAAAIGMLCVHPRLQGHGIGARLLGAAEKALAEQRGATTYRMRTGHRSESGLRLCRKLGYRAVGRSQGADGVEMIVLEKPAAAYAATA, encoded by the coding sequence ATGGGCATGAGCGTGACCATCGCGGCGGCGGCCGAGCCGGACGCGGAGCAGATCTTCCGGCTCCAGTACCTCTGCTTCCAGAGCGAGGCCGCGCGCTACGGGAACTACCGCATCGACCCGCTGGTGCAGAGCCTGGACCAGGTCCGCGAGGAGGTCGCCGACGACTGCGTCTTCGTCGCCCGGCTCGGTGACGAGGTGGTCGGCTCGGTGCGCGGCCGGCTCACCGAGGACGGCGCGGCCGCCATCGGCATGCTCTGCGTCCACCCCCGCCTCCAGGGCCACGGCATCGGCGCCCGGCTGCTGGGCGCGGCCGAGAAGGCGCTCGCCGAACAGCGCGGCGCGACCACGTACCGGATGCGCACCGGGCACCGCAGCGAGAGCGGGCTGCGGCTCTGCCGGAAGCTGGGCTACCGGGCGGTGGGCCGCTCGCAGGGCGCCGACGGCGTCGAGATGATCGTGCTGGAGAAGCCGGCTGCCGCCTACGCGGCCACCGCGTAG
- a CDS encoding sigma-70 family RNA polymerase sigma factor, producing the protein MTHDLLTDLRPLLSAEASAEAYASGSEPGDLEQAVWLRLLERLESQGPPPDPSGWLREAVRDEGRLSRRTHGVERPYDGEPADDTRPGPEQLALSAARHRVVRDAVRRLPGRCPRLMAALLSPRDLTYREIAGELGISQGSLGPERSRCLGCLRRMLTAEVASAEARG; encoded by the coding sequence ATGACCCACGACCTGCTGACCGATCTGCGCCCGCTCCTCAGCGCGGAGGCGTCCGCCGAGGCATATGCCTCCGGGAGTGAACCCGGCGACCTGGAGCAGGCCGTCTGGCTCCGGCTGCTGGAGCGGCTGGAGAGTCAGGGCCCGCCGCCGGACCCCTCCGGCTGGCTGCGCGAGGCGGTACGCGACGAGGGCCGCCTCAGCCGCCGTACCCACGGCGTGGAGCGGCCCTACGACGGGGAACCCGCCGACGACACCCGGCCCGGCCCCGAACAGCTCGCGCTCAGCGCCGCCCGGCACCGGGTGGTGCGGGACGCGGTCCGCAGACTGCCCGGCCGCTGCCCGCGCCTCATGGCGGCCCTGCTCTCCCCGCGCGACCTCACCTACCGCGAGATCGCGGGGGAGTTGGGCATCTCACAGGGCAGCCTCGGACCGGAACGCTCCAGATGTCTGGGATGTCTGCGACGAATGCTGACGGCGGAGGTTGCCAGTGCCGAAGCACGGGGATAG
- a CDS encoding glycerophosphodiester phosphodiesterase, producing the protein MESDRTNQPSRATGRRAVLGAAVLGAGGAVLGLPSAARAADTRTAGSGGRGLKGLPVPTIIGHRGASGYRPEHTFGSYDLALELGADIVEAGDLVPTKDGHLVCRHEPEIGGTTDVSSHPEFAGRKTTKVLDGVSVTGWFTEDFTLAELKTLRAVERIPANRPHNTLYNGRWEIPTFEEVLKWQDARTRERGRQAWIYPELKHPTYFRRLGLDPEQRVAKLLRKYGKDKRNSPVVLQSFEPTSIQRLNRIVDNPLVVLLDAAGTRPYDFVATGDPRTVADLVTPKGLREIAGYAQGIGPTLDLVIPKKSDGTLGEPTRLVADAHKVGLILHPYTMRNENPFLPAEFRKGGDPDGYGDVFGAYRTYFATGIDGVFTDNADTGVLARADFLGR; encoded by the coding sequence ATGGAAAGCGACCGGACCAACCAGCCCTCGCGCGCGACCGGACGGCGCGCGGTCCTCGGTGCGGCGGTGCTCGGGGCGGGCGGCGCGGTCCTCGGACTGCCCTCCGCCGCCCGTGCGGCGGACACCCGGACGGCAGGGTCCGGCGGACGCGGCCTGAAGGGCCTGCCGGTGCCGACGATCATCGGCCACCGGGGCGCCAGCGGCTACCGCCCCGAGCACACCTTCGGCTCGTACGACCTCGCGCTGGAGCTCGGCGCCGACATCGTGGAGGCCGGTGACCTGGTCCCCACCAAGGACGGGCATCTGGTCTGCCGCCACGAACCCGAGATCGGCGGCACCACGGATGTCTCCTCGCACCCCGAGTTCGCCGGCCGGAAGACCACCAAGGTCCTCGACGGGGTCTCCGTCACCGGCTGGTTCACCGAGGACTTCACCCTCGCCGAGCTGAAGACGCTGCGCGCCGTCGAGCGCATCCCGGCCAACCGCCCGCACAACACCCTCTACAACGGCCGCTGGGAGATCCCCACCTTCGAGGAGGTGCTGAAGTGGCAGGACGCCCGTACCCGTGAGCGCGGCCGCCAGGCGTGGATCTACCCCGAGCTGAAGCACCCCACCTACTTCCGCCGTCTCGGCCTGGACCCCGAGCAGCGGGTGGCGAAGCTGCTGCGCAAGTACGGCAAGGACAAGCGGAATTCGCCGGTCGTGCTCCAGTCCTTCGAGCCGACCAGCATCCAGCGGCTCAACCGGATCGTCGACAATCCGCTGGTCGTCCTCCTCGACGCCGCCGGCACCCGCCCGTACGACTTCGTCGCCACCGGCGACCCCCGTACGGTGGCCGACCTCGTCACGCCCAAGGGGCTGCGGGAGATCGCGGGGTACGCGCAGGGCATCGGGCCCACCCTGGACCTGGTCATCCCGAAGAAGTCCGACGGCACCCTGGGCGAGCCCACCCGGCTGGTCGCCGACGCGCACAAGGTCGGGCTGATCCTGCACCCGTACACCATGCGCAACGAGAACCCCTTCCTCCCGGCCGAGTTCCGCAAGGGCGGCGACCCGGACGGCTACGGGGACGTGTTCGGCGCGTACCGCACCTACTTCGCCACCGGGATCGACGGCGTCTTCACCGACAACGCCGACACCGGCGTGCTGGCCCGCGCCGACTTCCTGGGCCGCTGA